In the Hylaeus volcanicus isolate JK05 chromosome 1, UHH_iyHylVolc1.0_haploid, whole genome shotgun sequence genome, one interval contains:
- the LOC128884534 gene encoding uncharacterized protein LOC128884534 isoform X2: MCMDIQVNEKKKMMNDKNHDEDVQVVECRVTIGFDKIAVKQELPDEAEIRELAAKMVEANKAKMVTGVAGPPQQRPPQCLLPQSNLPGILGYLNKRPADSSTGAPTKPLPAEGKVPPDDESQRGRFGWTSFDDCHIPYIFRSGEKYCAVRILESKLLNKYLSYLHSDIYSCTCIRSYYITEAESKLFTEINVKHCENQFGRDQFTCKDLVVRLSDAKEFYTFLDVCYTKLTAGTNPNVSGGHKAEKCGFIRINKESVVPYTVKDGLQYVPLFYFEGETENLKLKAEKLEGWDLSYLKFCCKVQGIRNELFASETCSVISLNDIKSYFPPGTGFEDYWPTKVMDSQLLVTSKGSGTGGGWTKQPPTPPATKPVTVQNNVNKAPIDARVAPIRNILPRGSVSNAPQVQQQQRGVVNQPRPVVTTHPAHSSPTALPPGRPNIVTQPMLNSVQNVNGWTGLVGGQPTFQTALVSQANSIIRMPSTLNMHSQMSTQPKNYSQQPTRSRGGGGSATAQYPGVYPVTTMQTVAQAQPPPLVRATVHSSQSNLGYPTYGKDDWVTSTYTTPSLGVPNAVTANTYPQMLGLSEQVQALMPSPTSTLLHQQRHTPSVHNASHTKYPPPLIPVNGNNNNSRDSRGRKQLISIPETHVSTCQVQPYQIQKALVEDKMVPCINFKPYIYSELLMTLSDFVAQYFPACDINGCRQVITDVLHIDLYQGNRLQMNMLMEAGKCSSLNEELPLIQVKSIMKYMPQLKYMFNRGDMVIAPAPAHSSEEHPAKKRQRTS, translated from the exons ATGTGCATGGACATTCAGGTTaacgagaagaagaagatgatgaATGACAAGAATCACGACGAAGACGTACAAGTCGTCGAATGCCGAGTCACGATAG GTTTTGATAAAATCGCCGTCAAACAAGAACTTCCCGATGAGGCGGAAATCCGAGAACTGGCGGCCAAAATGGTGGAAGCAAACAAGGCGAAAATGGTGACCGGGGTAGCGGGGCCACCGCAACAAAGGCCACCGCAGTGTCTCCTTCCGCAATCGAATCTTCCTGGCATTTTAGGATATTTGAATAAACGACCGGCCGATTCGTCGACCGGTGCACCAACGAAACCCCTTCCCGCGGAAGGTAAAGTACCTCCAGACGACGAGAGTCAAAGAGGACGTTTCGGATGGACGAGTTTCGACGACTGTCACATACCGTACATATTTCGTTCCGGCGAGAAGTATTGCGCCGTACGAATTTTAGAATCTAAGCTGCTGAACAAGTACCTGAGTTACCTGCACTCTGACATCTACAGTTGCACGTGCATAAGAAGTTATTATATTACGGAGGCGGAGAGCAAGCTGTTCACCGAGATAAACGTGAAACATTGCGAGAATCAATTCGGTAGAGACCAATTCACGTGTAAAGACTTGGTGGTTCGACTGTCAGACGCCAAGGAGTTTTACACCTTTTTGGACGTGTGTTACACGAAATTAACGGCGGGAACGAATCCCAACGTGTCTGGCGGCCACAAGGCCGAGAAATGCGGATTCATTCGTATAAACAAGGAATCCGTGGTTCCCTACACGGTGAAGGATGGTCTTCAATACGTGCCGTTGTTTTACTTCGAGGGCGAGACAGAGAATTTGAAACTGAAAGCGGAGAAGCTCGAAGGCTGGGACTTGTCGTATTTGAAGTTTTGTTGCAAAGTACAGGGTATTCGTAACGAACTGTTCGCAAGTGAGACATGCTCGGTGATTAGTTTGAATGACATTAAAAGTTACTTTCCTCCTGGTACGGGATTCGAGGACTATTGGCCGACTAAAGTTATGGACTCTCAGTTGTTAGTGACTAGCAAAGGTAGTGGTACCGGTGGCGGATGGACAAAACAACCGCCGACACCACCCGCGACGAAACCCGTTACCGTGCAAAATAATGTGAATAAAGCACCAATTGATGCGCGTGTTGCTCCTATACGTAATATATTACCCCGTGGATCGGTTTCTAATGCGCCCCAAGTACAACAACAGCAGCGTGGTGTCGTCAACCAGCCGAGACCTGTTGTGACTACGCATCCCGCGCATTCGTCGCCGACGGCACTTCCTCCTGGCAGGCCGAATATCGTAACGCAACCGATGTTGAACTCTGTGCAAAATGTTAACGGTTGGACGGGGCTCGTTGGTGGTCAGCCCACTTTCCAAACAGCGCTCGTTTCTCAGGCGAATTCCATTATACGAATGCCCTCGACTTTAAACATGCACAGT CAAATGTCTACGCaaccaaaaaattattccCAACAACCAACTAGAAGTAGAGGGGGTGGCGGCAGTGCAACAGCTCAGTATCCTGGAGTATACCCGGTTACGACTATGCAGACTGTCGCTCAGGCCCAACCACCCCCTCTTGTCAGAGCAACAGTCCATTCCAGTCAATCTAATCTTGG TTATCCAACCTATGGGAAGGATGACTG ggTTACGTCTACGTATACTACACCTAGTTTAGGTGTACCTAATGCAGTCACTGCAAATACATACCCCCAAATGCTTGGTTTAAGCGAACAAGTACAAGCTCTAATGCCATCGCCGACATCTACATTGTTGCACCAACAAAGGCATACACCATCCGTACATAACGCATCTCACACAAAATACCCACCACCATTAATACCAGTTAATGGTAACAATAACAATTCCAG GGATTCGAGAGGTAGGAAACAATTGATATCGATACCGGAAACACATGTATCAACCTGTCAAGTTCAACCTTATCAAATTCAGAAAGCACTCGTCGAAGATAAGATGGTACCTTGTATTAATTTCAAGCCATACATTTACTCCGAATTGTTGATGACGCTCTCCGATTTCGTCGCTCAGTATTTTCCAGCCTGTGACATCAATGGTTGTCGACAGGTTATTACTGATGTCTTGCACATAGATTTATATCAAGGAAATAG GTTACAAATGAACATGTTAATGGAAGCTGGGAAGTGTTCGTCTTTGAACGAGGAGCTACCTTTAATACAAGTAAAAAGTATAATGAAATACATGCCCCAATTGAAGTACATGTTCAATAGAGGAGACATGGTGATTGCACCTGCACCAGCACATTCCTCTGAGGAACACCCTGCCAAAAAGCGTCAACGCACCAGCTAG
- the LOC128884534 gene encoding uncharacterized protein LOC128884534 isoform X4: MALPSIESTLIHGKASPGSRGTPVQRTCFDKIAVKQELPDEAEIRELAAKMVEANKAKMVTGVAGPPQQRPPQCLLPQSNLPGILGYLNKRPADSSTGAPTKPLPAEGKVPPDDESQRGRFGWTSFDDCHIPYIFRSGEKYCAVRILESKLLNKYLSYLHSDIYSCTCIRSYYITEAESKLFTEINVKHCENQFGRDQFTCKDLVVRLSDAKEFYTFLDVCYTKLTAGTNPNVSGGHKAEKCGFIRINKESVVPYTVKDGLQYVPLFYFEGETENLKLKAEKLEGWDLSYLKFCCKVQGIRNELFASETCSVISLNDIKSYFPPGTGFEDYWPTKVMDSQLLVTSKGSGTGGGWTKQPPTPPATKPVTVQNNVNKAPIDARVAPIRNILPRGSVSNAPQVQQQQRGVVNQPRPVVTTHPAHSSPTALPPGRPNIVTQPMLNSVQNVNGWTGLVGGQPTFQTALVSQANSIIRMPSTLNMHSQMSTQPKNYSQQPTRSRGGGGSATAQYPGVYPVTTMQTVAQAQPPPLVRATVHSSQSNLGYPTYGKDDWVTSTYTTPSLGVPNAVTANTYPQMLGLSEQVQALMPSPTSTLLHQQRHTPSVHNASHTKYPPPLIPVNGNNNNSRDSRGRKQLISIPETHVSTCQVQPYQIQKALVEDKMVPCINFKPYIYSELLMTLSDFVAQYFPACDINGCRQVITDVLHIDLYQGNRLQMNMLMEAGKCSSLNEELPLIQVKSIMKYMPQLKYMFNRGDMVIAPAPAHSSEEHPAKKRQRTS, from the exons ATGGCGCTACCCTCCATCGAGAGCACCTTAATCCACGGCAAAGCTTCGCCGGGGTCCAGAGGTACGCCCGTTCAAAGAACAT GTTTTGATAAAATCGCCGTCAAACAAGAACTTCCCGATGAGGCGGAAATCCGAGAACTGGCGGCCAAAATGGTGGAAGCAAACAAGGCGAAAATGGTGACCGGGGTAGCGGGGCCACCGCAACAAAGGCCACCGCAGTGTCTCCTTCCGCAATCGAATCTTCCTGGCATTTTAGGATATTTGAATAAACGACCGGCCGATTCGTCGACCGGTGCACCAACGAAACCCCTTCCCGCGGAAGGTAAAGTACCTCCAGACGACGAGAGTCAAAGAGGACGTTTCGGATGGACGAGTTTCGACGACTGTCACATACCGTACATATTTCGTTCCGGCGAGAAGTATTGCGCCGTACGAATTTTAGAATCTAAGCTGCTGAACAAGTACCTGAGTTACCTGCACTCTGACATCTACAGTTGCACGTGCATAAGAAGTTATTATATTACGGAGGCGGAGAGCAAGCTGTTCACCGAGATAAACGTGAAACATTGCGAGAATCAATTCGGTAGAGACCAATTCACGTGTAAAGACTTGGTGGTTCGACTGTCAGACGCCAAGGAGTTTTACACCTTTTTGGACGTGTGTTACACGAAATTAACGGCGGGAACGAATCCCAACGTGTCTGGCGGCCACAAGGCCGAGAAATGCGGATTCATTCGTATAAACAAGGAATCCGTGGTTCCCTACACGGTGAAGGATGGTCTTCAATACGTGCCGTTGTTTTACTTCGAGGGCGAGACAGAGAATTTGAAACTGAAAGCGGAGAAGCTCGAAGGCTGGGACTTGTCGTATTTGAAGTTTTGTTGCAAAGTACAGGGTATTCGTAACGAACTGTTCGCAAGTGAGACATGCTCGGTGATTAGTTTGAATGACATTAAAAGTTACTTTCCTCCTGGTACGGGATTCGAGGACTATTGGCCGACTAAAGTTATGGACTCTCAGTTGTTAGTGACTAGCAAAGGTAGTGGTACCGGTGGCGGATGGACAAAACAACCGCCGACACCACCCGCGACGAAACCCGTTACCGTGCAAAATAATGTGAATAAAGCACCAATTGATGCGCGTGTTGCTCCTATACGTAATATATTACCCCGTGGATCGGTTTCTAATGCGCCCCAAGTACAACAACAGCAGCGTGGTGTCGTCAACCAGCCGAGACCTGTTGTGACTACGCATCCCGCGCATTCGTCGCCGACGGCACTTCCTCCTGGCAGGCCGAATATCGTAACGCAACCGATGTTGAACTCTGTGCAAAATGTTAACGGTTGGACGGGGCTCGTTGGTGGTCAGCCCACTTTCCAAACAGCGCTCGTTTCTCAGGCGAATTCCATTATACGAATGCCCTCGACTTTAAACATGCACAGT CAAATGTCTACGCaaccaaaaaattattccCAACAACCAACTAGAAGTAGAGGGGGTGGCGGCAGTGCAACAGCTCAGTATCCTGGAGTATACCCGGTTACGACTATGCAGACTGTCGCTCAGGCCCAACCACCCCCTCTTGTCAGAGCAACAGTCCATTCCAGTCAATCTAATCTTGG TTATCCAACCTATGGGAAGGATGACTG ggTTACGTCTACGTATACTACACCTAGTTTAGGTGTACCTAATGCAGTCACTGCAAATACATACCCCCAAATGCTTGGTTTAAGCGAACAAGTACAAGCTCTAATGCCATCGCCGACATCTACATTGTTGCACCAACAAAGGCATACACCATCCGTACATAACGCATCTCACACAAAATACCCACCACCATTAATACCAGTTAATGGTAACAATAACAATTCCAG GGATTCGAGAGGTAGGAAACAATTGATATCGATACCGGAAACACATGTATCAACCTGTCAAGTTCAACCTTATCAAATTCAGAAAGCACTCGTCGAAGATAAGATGGTACCTTGTATTAATTTCAAGCCATACATTTACTCCGAATTGTTGATGACGCTCTCCGATTTCGTCGCTCAGTATTTTCCAGCCTGTGACATCAATGGTTGTCGACAGGTTATTACTGATGTCTTGCACATAGATTTATATCAAGGAAATAG GTTACAAATGAACATGTTAATGGAAGCTGGGAAGTGTTCGTCTTTGAACGAGGAGCTACCTTTAATACAAGTAAAAAGTATAATGAAATACATGCCCCAATTGAAGTACATGTTCAATAGAGGAGACATGGTGATTGCACCTGCACCAGCACATTCCTCTGAGGAACACCCTGCCAAAAAGCGTCAACGCACCAGCTAG
- the LOC128884534 gene encoding uncharacterized protein LOC128884534 isoform X5, whose product MALPSIESTLIHGKASPGSRGFDKIAVKQELPDEAEIRELAAKMVEANKAKMVTGVAGPPQQRPPQCLLPQSNLPGILGYLNKRPADSSTGAPTKPLPAEGKVPPDDESQRGRFGWTSFDDCHIPYIFRSGEKYCAVRILESKLLNKYLSYLHSDIYSCTCIRSYYITEAESKLFTEINVKHCENQFGRDQFTCKDLVVRLSDAKEFYTFLDVCYTKLTAGTNPNVSGGHKAEKCGFIRINKESVVPYTVKDGLQYVPLFYFEGETENLKLKAEKLEGWDLSYLKFCCKVQGIRNELFASETCSVISLNDIKSYFPPGTGFEDYWPTKVMDSQLLVTSKGSGTGGGWTKQPPTPPATKPVTVQNNVNKAPIDARVAPIRNILPRGSVSNAPQVQQQQRGVVNQPRPVVTTHPAHSSPTALPPGRPNIVTQPMLNSVQNVNGWTGLVGGQPTFQTALVSQANSIIRMPSTLNMHSQMSTQPKNYSQQPTRSRGGGGSATAQYPGVYPVTTMQTVAQAQPPPLVRATVHSSQSNLGYPTYGKDDWVTSTYTTPSLGVPNAVTANTYPQMLGLSEQVQALMPSPTSTLLHQQRHTPSVHNASHTKYPPPLIPVNGNNNNSRDSRGRKQLISIPETHVSTCQVQPYQIQKALVEDKMVPCINFKPYIYSELLMTLSDFVAQYFPACDINGCRQVITDVLHIDLYQGNRLQMNMLMEAGKCSSLNEELPLIQVKSIMKYMPQLKYMFNRGDMVIAPAPAHSSEEHPAKKRQRTS is encoded by the exons ATGGCGCTACCCTCCATCGAGAGCACCTTAATCCACGGCAAAGCTTCGCCGGGGTCCAGAG GTTTTGATAAAATCGCCGTCAAACAAGAACTTCCCGATGAGGCGGAAATCCGAGAACTGGCGGCCAAAATGGTGGAAGCAAACAAGGCGAAAATGGTGACCGGGGTAGCGGGGCCACCGCAACAAAGGCCACCGCAGTGTCTCCTTCCGCAATCGAATCTTCCTGGCATTTTAGGATATTTGAATAAACGACCGGCCGATTCGTCGACCGGTGCACCAACGAAACCCCTTCCCGCGGAAGGTAAAGTACCTCCAGACGACGAGAGTCAAAGAGGACGTTTCGGATGGACGAGTTTCGACGACTGTCACATACCGTACATATTTCGTTCCGGCGAGAAGTATTGCGCCGTACGAATTTTAGAATCTAAGCTGCTGAACAAGTACCTGAGTTACCTGCACTCTGACATCTACAGTTGCACGTGCATAAGAAGTTATTATATTACGGAGGCGGAGAGCAAGCTGTTCACCGAGATAAACGTGAAACATTGCGAGAATCAATTCGGTAGAGACCAATTCACGTGTAAAGACTTGGTGGTTCGACTGTCAGACGCCAAGGAGTTTTACACCTTTTTGGACGTGTGTTACACGAAATTAACGGCGGGAACGAATCCCAACGTGTCTGGCGGCCACAAGGCCGAGAAATGCGGATTCATTCGTATAAACAAGGAATCCGTGGTTCCCTACACGGTGAAGGATGGTCTTCAATACGTGCCGTTGTTTTACTTCGAGGGCGAGACAGAGAATTTGAAACTGAAAGCGGAGAAGCTCGAAGGCTGGGACTTGTCGTATTTGAAGTTTTGTTGCAAAGTACAGGGTATTCGTAACGAACTGTTCGCAAGTGAGACATGCTCGGTGATTAGTTTGAATGACATTAAAAGTTACTTTCCTCCTGGTACGGGATTCGAGGACTATTGGCCGACTAAAGTTATGGACTCTCAGTTGTTAGTGACTAGCAAAGGTAGTGGTACCGGTGGCGGATGGACAAAACAACCGCCGACACCACCCGCGACGAAACCCGTTACCGTGCAAAATAATGTGAATAAAGCACCAATTGATGCGCGTGTTGCTCCTATACGTAATATATTACCCCGTGGATCGGTTTCTAATGCGCCCCAAGTACAACAACAGCAGCGTGGTGTCGTCAACCAGCCGAGACCTGTTGTGACTACGCATCCCGCGCATTCGTCGCCGACGGCACTTCCTCCTGGCAGGCCGAATATCGTAACGCAACCGATGTTGAACTCTGTGCAAAATGTTAACGGTTGGACGGGGCTCGTTGGTGGTCAGCCCACTTTCCAAACAGCGCTCGTTTCTCAGGCGAATTCCATTATACGAATGCCCTCGACTTTAAACATGCACAGT CAAATGTCTACGCaaccaaaaaattattccCAACAACCAACTAGAAGTAGAGGGGGTGGCGGCAGTGCAACAGCTCAGTATCCTGGAGTATACCCGGTTACGACTATGCAGACTGTCGCTCAGGCCCAACCACCCCCTCTTGTCAGAGCAACAGTCCATTCCAGTCAATCTAATCTTGG TTATCCAACCTATGGGAAGGATGACTG ggTTACGTCTACGTATACTACACCTAGTTTAGGTGTACCTAATGCAGTCACTGCAAATACATACCCCCAAATGCTTGGTTTAAGCGAACAAGTACAAGCTCTAATGCCATCGCCGACATCTACATTGTTGCACCAACAAAGGCATACACCATCCGTACATAACGCATCTCACACAAAATACCCACCACCATTAATACCAGTTAATGGTAACAATAACAATTCCAG GGATTCGAGAGGTAGGAAACAATTGATATCGATACCGGAAACACATGTATCAACCTGTCAAGTTCAACCTTATCAAATTCAGAAAGCACTCGTCGAAGATAAGATGGTACCTTGTATTAATTTCAAGCCATACATTTACTCCGAATTGTTGATGACGCTCTCCGATTTCGTCGCTCAGTATTTTCCAGCCTGTGACATCAATGGTTGTCGACAGGTTATTACTGATGTCTTGCACATAGATTTATATCAAGGAAATAG GTTACAAATGAACATGTTAATGGAAGCTGGGAAGTGTTCGTCTTTGAACGAGGAGCTACCTTTAATACAAGTAAAAAGTATAATGAAATACATGCCCCAATTGAAGTACATGTTCAATAGAGGAGACATGGTGATTGCACCTGCACCAGCACATTCCTCTGAGGAACACCCTGCCAAAAAGCGTCAACGCACCAGCTAG
- the LOC128884534 gene encoding uncharacterized protein LOC128884534 isoform X1 — translation MRNDIMDMHIVNADSSTDAIWLEKRSPSQTAPPDQVSLSFDKIAVKQELPDEAEIRELAAKMVEANKAKMVTGVAGPPQQRPPQCLLPQSNLPGILGYLNKRPADSSTGAPTKPLPAEGKVPPDDESQRGRFGWTSFDDCHIPYIFRSGEKYCAVRILESKLLNKYLSYLHSDIYSCTCIRSYYITEAESKLFTEINVKHCENQFGRDQFTCKDLVVRLSDAKEFYTFLDVCYTKLTAGTNPNVSGGHKAEKCGFIRINKESVVPYTVKDGLQYVPLFYFEGETENLKLKAEKLEGWDLSYLKFCCKVQGIRNELFASETCSVISLNDIKSYFPPGTGFEDYWPTKVMDSQLLVTSKGSGTGGGWTKQPPTPPATKPVTVQNNVNKAPIDARVAPIRNILPRGSVSNAPQVQQQQRGVVNQPRPVVTTHPAHSSPTALPPGRPNIVTQPMLNSVQNVNGWTGLVGGQPTFQTALVSQANSIIRMPSTLNMHSQMSTQPKNYSQQPTRSRGGGGSATAQYPGVYPVTTMQTVAQAQPPPLVRATVHSSQSNLGYPTYGKDDWVTSTYTTPSLGVPNAVTANTYPQMLGLSEQVQALMPSPTSTLLHQQRHTPSVHNASHTKYPPPLIPVNGNNNNSRDSRGRKQLISIPETHVSTCQVQPYQIQKALVEDKMVPCINFKPYIYSELLMTLSDFVAQYFPACDINGCRQVITDVLHIDLYQGNRLQMNMLMEAGKCSSLNEELPLIQVKSIMKYMPQLKYMFNRGDMVIAPAPAHSSEEHPAKKRQRTS, via the exons ATGAGGAACGACATTATGGATATGCACATAGTGAACGCCGATAGCAGTACGGACGCCATATGGCTCGAGAAAAGGAGTCCATCGCAGACTGCACCACCCGATCAAGTGTCACTCA GTTTTGATAAAATCGCCGTCAAACAAGAACTTCCCGATGAGGCGGAAATCCGAGAACTGGCGGCCAAAATGGTGGAAGCAAACAAGGCGAAAATGGTGACCGGGGTAGCGGGGCCACCGCAACAAAGGCCACCGCAGTGTCTCCTTCCGCAATCGAATCTTCCTGGCATTTTAGGATATTTGAATAAACGACCGGCCGATTCGTCGACCGGTGCACCAACGAAACCCCTTCCCGCGGAAGGTAAAGTACCTCCAGACGACGAGAGTCAAAGAGGACGTTTCGGATGGACGAGTTTCGACGACTGTCACATACCGTACATATTTCGTTCCGGCGAGAAGTATTGCGCCGTACGAATTTTAGAATCTAAGCTGCTGAACAAGTACCTGAGTTACCTGCACTCTGACATCTACAGTTGCACGTGCATAAGAAGTTATTATATTACGGAGGCGGAGAGCAAGCTGTTCACCGAGATAAACGTGAAACATTGCGAGAATCAATTCGGTAGAGACCAATTCACGTGTAAAGACTTGGTGGTTCGACTGTCAGACGCCAAGGAGTTTTACACCTTTTTGGACGTGTGTTACACGAAATTAACGGCGGGAACGAATCCCAACGTGTCTGGCGGCCACAAGGCCGAGAAATGCGGATTCATTCGTATAAACAAGGAATCCGTGGTTCCCTACACGGTGAAGGATGGTCTTCAATACGTGCCGTTGTTTTACTTCGAGGGCGAGACAGAGAATTTGAAACTGAAAGCGGAGAAGCTCGAAGGCTGGGACTTGTCGTATTTGAAGTTTTGTTGCAAAGTACAGGGTATTCGTAACGAACTGTTCGCAAGTGAGACATGCTCGGTGATTAGTTTGAATGACATTAAAAGTTACTTTCCTCCTGGTACGGGATTCGAGGACTATTGGCCGACTAAAGTTATGGACTCTCAGTTGTTAGTGACTAGCAAAGGTAGTGGTACCGGTGGCGGATGGACAAAACAACCGCCGACACCACCCGCGACGAAACCCGTTACCGTGCAAAATAATGTGAATAAAGCACCAATTGATGCGCGTGTTGCTCCTATACGTAATATATTACCCCGTGGATCGGTTTCTAATGCGCCCCAAGTACAACAACAGCAGCGTGGTGTCGTCAACCAGCCGAGACCTGTTGTGACTACGCATCCCGCGCATTCGTCGCCGACGGCACTTCCTCCTGGCAGGCCGAATATCGTAACGCAACCGATGTTGAACTCTGTGCAAAATGTTAACGGTTGGACGGGGCTCGTTGGTGGTCAGCCCACTTTCCAAACAGCGCTCGTTTCTCAGGCGAATTCCATTATACGAATGCCCTCGACTTTAAACATGCACAGT CAAATGTCTACGCaaccaaaaaattattccCAACAACCAACTAGAAGTAGAGGGGGTGGCGGCAGTGCAACAGCTCAGTATCCTGGAGTATACCCGGTTACGACTATGCAGACTGTCGCTCAGGCCCAACCACCCCCTCTTGTCAGAGCAACAGTCCATTCCAGTCAATCTAATCTTGG TTATCCAACCTATGGGAAGGATGACTG ggTTACGTCTACGTATACTACACCTAGTTTAGGTGTACCTAATGCAGTCACTGCAAATACATACCCCCAAATGCTTGGTTTAAGCGAACAAGTACAAGCTCTAATGCCATCGCCGACATCTACATTGTTGCACCAACAAAGGCATACACCATCCGTACATAACGCATCTCACACAAAATACCCACCACCATTAATACCAGTTAATGGTAACAATAACAATTCCAG GGATTCGAGAGGTAGGAAACAATTGATATCGATACCGGAAACACATGTATCAACCTGTCAAGTTCAACCTTATCAAATTCAGAAAGCACTCGTCGAAGATAAGATGGTACCTTGTATTAATTTCAAGCCATACATTTACTCCGAATTGTTGATGACGCTCTCCGATTTCGTCGCTCAGTATTTTCCAGCCTGTGACATCAATGGTTGTCGACAGGTTATTACTGATGTCTTGCACATAGATTTATATCAAGGAAATAG GTTACAAATGAACATGTTAATGGAAGCTGGGAAGTGTTCGTCTTTGAACGAGGAGCTACCTTTAATACAAGTAAAAAGTATAATGAAATACATGCCCCAATTGAAGTACATGTTCAATAGAGGAGACATGGTGATTGCACCTGCACCAGCACATTCCTCTGAGGAACACCCTGCCAAAAAGCGTCAACGCACCAGCTAG